The following proteins are co-located in the Phoenix dactylifera cultivar Barhee BC4 unplaced genomic scaffold, palm_55x_up_171113_PBpolish2nd_filt_p 000077F, whole genome shotgun sequence genome:
- the LOC120104696 gene encoding sodium/hydrogen exchanger 1-like isoform X1, which translates to MAVHLGSVPIKLGVLSESDHMSVASINLFVALLCACIVIGHLLEENRWMNESITALLIGLGTGVIILLTTKGKSSHLRVFSEELFFIYLLPPIIFNAGFQVKKKRFFRNFMTIMLFGAVGTLISFIIISLGAIGIIKKMDIGVLEIGDYLAVGAIFSATDSVCTLQVLSQDETPLLYSLVFGEGVVNDATSIVLFNAIQNFDLGNIDAVTVLKFVANFFSLFFTSTFLGAFAGLFSAYIIKKLYFGRHSTDREVAIMILMAYLSYMLAEVSVFF; encoded by the exons ATGGCGGTGCACTTGGGGTCGGTGCCGATCAAACTTGGGGTCCTCTCGGAGTCTGATCACATGTCGGTGGCGTCGATCAATCTCTTCGTGGCGCTGCTGTGCGCGTGTATAGTGATCGGCCACTTGCTGGAGGAGAATCGGTGGATGAACGAGTCCATCACTGCCCTTCTTATC GGGCTGGGCACTGGAGTGATTATTCTTCTAACTACTAAAGGAAAGAGTTCGCATCTTCGAGTCTTCAGTGAAGAACTCTTCTTCATATACTTGCTTCCGCCAATTATTTTCAATGCTGG GTTTCAAGTAAAAAAGAAACGGTTCTTCCGCAACTTCATGACAATTATGCTGTTTGGTGCAGTTGGAACACTGATCtcctttattattatttcaCTTG GAGCAATaggaataattaaaaaaatggatATAGGTGTTCTGGAAATTGGAGATTATCTTG CAGTTGGAGCGATCTTTTCTGCAACAGATTCTGTTTGCACCTTGCAG GTTCTCAGTCAGGATGAGACGCCTTTACTTTATAGCCTGGTTTTTGGCGAAGGTGTTGTAAATGATGCCACTTCAATAGTGCTTTTTAATGCAATCCAAAACTTTGATCTAGGAAATATTGATGCTGTTACTGTTTTGAAGTTTGTTGCAAACTTCTTTTCTCTATTCTTTACCAGCACTTTTCTTGGAGCATTT GCTGGATTGTTTAGTGCTTATATCATCAAAAAGTTGTATTTTGGCAG ACATTCTACTGATCGTGAAGTTGCAATTATGATACTTATGGCTTACCTTTCCTATATGCTGGCAGAAGTGAGTGTCTTCTTTTAA
- the LOC120104696 gene encoding sodium/hydrogen exchanger 1-like isoform X2 yields the protein MAVHLGSVPIKLGVLSESDHMSVASINLFVALLCACIVIGHLLEENRWMNESITALLIGLGTGVIILLTTKGKSSHLRVFSEELFFIYLLPPIIFNAGFQVKKKRFFRNFMTIMLFGAVGTLISFIIISLGAIGIIKKMDIGVLEIGDYLAVGAIFSATDSVCTLQVLSQDETPLLYSLVFGEGWIV from the exons ATGGCGGTGCACTTGGGGTCGGTGCCGATCAAACTTGGGGTCCTCTCGGAGTCTGATCACATGTCGGTGGCGTCGATCAATCTCTTCGTGGCGCTGCTGTGCGCGTGTATAGTGATCGGCCACTTGCTGGAGGAGAATCGGTGGATGAACGAGTCCATCACTGCCCTTCTTATC GGGCTGGGCACTGGAGTGATTATTCTTCTAACTACTAAAGGAAAGAGTTCGCATCTTCGAGTCTTCAGTGAAGAACTCTTCTTCATATACTTGCTTCCGCCAATTATTTTCAATGCTGG GTTTCAAGTAAAAAAGAAACGGTTCTTCCGCAACTTCATGACAATTATGCTGTTTGGTGCAGTTGGAACACTGATCtcctttattattatttcaCTTG GAGCAATaggaataattaaaaaaatggatATAGGTGTTCTGGAAATTGGAGATTATCTTG CAGTTGGAGCGATCTTTTCTGCAACAGATTCTGTTTGCACCTTGCAG GTTCTCAGTCAGGATGAGACGCCTTTACTTTATAGCCTGGTTTTTGGCGAAG GCTGGATTGTTTAG
- the LOC120104699 gene encoding sodium/hydrogen exchanger 3-like, giving the protein MTIMLFGAVGTLISFIIISLGAIGIIKKMDIGVLEIGDYLAVGAIFSATDSVCTLQVLSQDETPLLYSLVFGEGVVNDATSIVLFNAIQNFDLGNIDAVTVLKFVANFFSLFFTSTFLGAFAGLFSAYIIKKLYFGRHSTDREVAIMILMAYLSYMLAEVSVFF; this is encoded by the exons ATGACAATTATGCTGTTTGGTGCAGTTGGAACACTGATCtcctttattattatttcaCTTG GAGCAATaggaataattaaaaaaatggatATAGGTGTTCTGGAAATTGGAGATTATCTTG CAGTTGGAGCGATCTTTTCTGCAACAGATTCTGTTTGCACCTTGCAG GTTCTCAGTCAGGATGAGACGCCTTTACTTTATAGCCTGGTTTTTGGCGAAGGTGTTGTAAATGATGCCACTTCAATAGTGCTTTTTAATGCAATCCAAAACTTTGATCTAGGAAATATTGATGCTGTTACTGTTTTGAAGTTTGTTGCAAACTTCTTTTCTCTATTCTTTACCAGCACTTTTCTTGGAGCATTT GCTGGATTGTTTAGTGCTTATATCATCAAAAAGTTGTATTTTGGCAG ACATTCTACTGATCGTGAAGTTGCAATTATGATACTTATGGCTTACCTTTCCTATATGCTGGCAGAAGTGAGTGTCTTCTTTTAA